Genomic window (Gammaproteobacteria bacterium):
CTCATGGCGACCGCCCGCTTCGTCCTCAAGACCCTGCCCGGCATCGACCGCCCGGCCATCATGGTCCCGGTGCCCACCATCCACGGCCGCACCTACATGCTCGATCTCGGCGCGAACTCGGACTGCACGCCGCAGCACCTGTTCCAGTTCGCGGTCATGGGCTCGGTGGTGGCCACGGGAATCGAGAACATCGAGTACCCGCGCATTGCGCTCCTCAACATCGGCGAAGAGGAGATCAAGGGCAACGAGACCGTCAAGCAGGCAGCGGCGCTGCTGGCGGCAAGCCCCCTGAACTACGTCGGCTTCATCGAGGCTGACCGCATCCCCGACCAGCGTGCCGATGTCGTAGTCTGCGACGGCTTCACCGGCAATGTCGCGCTGAAGTCGATGGAGGGCACGGCCCGCCTGGTGCGCCACTTCCTCCGGCAGGAGTTCCGCTCCGGCATTTACGGCCGGCTCGCGGGGCTGGTGGCATTGCCGGTGCTGCGCTCGCTCGCCAACAGGCTCGACCCGCGCCGCTATAATGGCGCCAGCCTGGTGGGCCTCGACGGCATCGTCATCAAGAGCCACGGCGGCGCCGACAAGGTGGCTTACCGCCAGGCCATCCACACGGCGATGATCGAGGTCTCCAAGCAGGTGCCCGACCAGATCCGCAGGCTCCTCCAGGAACAGGCCAGCTAGATGTACTCGCGCATCGCCGGTACCGGACGCTATCTGCCCGAGCGCATCCTGACCAACCAGGACATCGAGAAGATGGTGGATACCACCGACGAGTGGATCCGCGATCGCACCGGCATCGAGCGCCGGCATATTGCCGCCGAGACGCAGACCACGACGGACCTGGCCGAGCAGGCTGCGCGACGCGCCATGGAGGCGGCCGGCGTCACCCCGTCGGAAATCGATTTCATCGTGGTCGGCACGACCACGCCCGACGTGGTGTTCCCCAATGTCGGCTGCCTGCTGCAGGAACGGCTGGGCATCCGCGGTTGCGCGGCGTTCAGCGTCGAGGCGGCCTGCAGCGGCTTCATCTACGCGCTCAGCATCGCCGACCGCTTCATCGCCACCGGGCAGGCGCGATGCG
Coding sequences:
- the plsX gene encoding phosphate acyltransferase PlsX codes for the protein MSRPVTIALDAHGGDQGAAVCVPAGLAMLRHHPDLHLIFVGQREVIDPYVQDLGDIASRVTVQDARQVVGMDEHPADALRKKKDSSMRVAIDLVKAGQADACVSAGNTGALMATARFVLKTLPGIDRPAIMVPVPTIHGRTYMLDLGANSDCTPQHLFQFAVMGSVVATGIENIEYPRIALLNIGEEEIKGNETVKQAAALLAASPLNYVGFIEADRIPDQRADVVVCDGFTGNVALKSMEGTARLVRHFLRQEFRSGIYGRLAGLVALPVLRSLANRLDPRRYNGASLVGLDGIVIKSHGGADKVAYRQAIHTAMIEVSKQVPDQIRRLLQEQAS